From the Etheostoma spectabile isolate EspeVRDwgs_2016 unplaced genomic scaffold, UIUC_Espe_1.0 scaffold00005448, whole genome shotgun sequence genome, one window contains:
- the LOC116677632 gene encoding chloride anion exchanger codes for MLNHVKDYFTCDARRAKNAALSLLPVVGWMKVYRIKEWLLSDIVSGVSTGLVAVLQGLAYCLLASLPPWYGLFSAFFPVVIYFFLGTSRHISVGPFPVLCLMIGSVVTRIVPDEGPALNITGLEGLTRDEQRVLVASSLTFLTGIMQLAMGILQVGFVVMYLSDTLVSGFTTAAAVHILVSQLKFVLGLTVPGISGPLSLIYTLEIIFNKIASTNVCDVVISVVIMVVVFVVKELNDRFKSKLPVPIPIEVIMTVIACGVSYAFDFKTRYGIDVVGHIPKGYESPIAPNLHVFQETAVEAFPMAIVGFAVAFSVAKVYSVKHDYTIDGNQELIAFGASNIFGASFKSFAASTALSRSAVQESTGGKTQIAGLLSAIIVMIVTLAIGFLLEPLPKSVLGAVVIVNLKGMLMQFRDIPYLWRRDKPDCVVWLGTCAAAILLGLDLGLAAGLGVELISVVLRAQFPRCSVLANIKGTDIYKDRKDYTDIYEPAGVKIFRIPSPIFFANIEFFRSKLVEAVGFNPLRVLRKRNKALRMIRKLLKKGDLQWTSKGFLNTSCGPIKESEDESNMEDLDLPTDFKDLPVRIDWSAELPANIVVPRVDLHSLVLDFAAVSFLDISALKGLKTALKELIRVEVEVYIVACDPHILKKLHDCCFFDDEVQSSMFFVTLHDAVLHVLDKHPESKEKRHDFDRIITTVTVHHPEGSLRSRDRNAPETRF; via the exons ATGCTGAACCACGTCAAGGACTACTTCAC ATGTGACGCCAGACGAGCCAAGAACGCCGCTCTCTCCCTCCTGCCGGTCGTCGGCTGGATGAAGGTCTACCGGATCAAAGAGTGGCTGCTCAGTGACATCGTGTCCGGGGTCAGCACGGGACTGGTAGCTGTCCTGCAAG GTCTGGCCTACTGCCTGCTGGCCTCGTTGCCACCTTGGTACGGACTCTTCTCCGCCTTCTTTCCTGTTGTCATTTACTTCTTCCTGGGCACCTCCAGACACATCTCAGTGG gtCCGTTCCCAGTCCTGTGTCTGATGATCGGCTCGGTGGTCACCAGGATAGTCCCGGACGAGGGTCCGGCCCTCAACATCACCGGGCTGGAGGGCCTGACCCGAGACGAGCAGAGGGTGCTGGTGGCTTCTTCTCTGACCTTCCTCACGGGGATCATGCAG CTGGCGATGGGTATCCTGCAGGTGGGCTTCGTTGTCATGTACCTGTCCGACACCCTGGTATCCGGCTTCACCACAGCCGCTGCTGTCCACATCCTGGTGTCCCAGCTCAAGTTTGTGTTGGGGTTGACGGTTCCAGGCATCAGCGGGCCACTCTCTCTCATTTAT aCCCTGGAGATCATTTTTAACAAGATCGCCTCCACCAACGTGTGTGACGTGGTGATCTCCGTGGTGATCATGGTGGTGGTGTTCGTCGTGAAGGAGCTGAACGACAGATTCAAATCCAAGCTGCCGGTGCCCATCCCCATCGAGGTTATCATG ACCGTCATCGCGTGTGGAGTTTCGTACGCGTTTGACTTCAAGACAAGATATGGCATTGACGTTGTTGGCCATATTCCAAAAGG GTACGAGTCTCCGATAGCACCGAATCTGCACGTCTTCCAGGAGACGGCGGTGGAAGCGTTTCCCATGGCCATAGTAGGTTTCGCTGTTGCCTTCTCCGTGGCGAAGGTCTATTCCGTGAAACACGATTACACCATCGATGGCAACCAG GAGCTGATAGCTTTCGGAGCCAGCAACATCTTCGGAGCTTCCTTCAAGTCTTTCGCCGCGAGTACAGCTCTTTCTAGGAGTGCGGTGCAGGAGAGCACAGGTGGAAAGACTCAG ATAGCTGGTTTACTGTCAGCCATCATAGTGATGATCGTCACACTGGCCATCGGATTCCTCCTGGAGCCCCTCCCGAAG TCGGTGCTGGGGGCTGTGGTCATCGTCAACCTGAAGGGCATGCTGATGCAGTTCCGGGACATCCCGTACCTGTGGAGGAGAGACAAACCAGACTGT GTGGTGTGGTTGGGTACCTGTGCTGCAGCCATCTTGCTGGGACTGGATCTCGGACTGGCTGCAGGCCTCGGCGTGGAGCTGATCAGTGTGGTCCTCAGGGCTCAGTT CCCTCGCTGCAGCGTGCTGGCCAACATCAAAGGAACGGACATCTACAAAGACAGGAAGGACTATACTGAC ATATATGAGCCAGCGGGAGTGAAGATCTTCAGGATACCATCACCCATCTTCTTTGCCAACATCGAGTTCTTCAGGAGCAAGCTGGTGGAAGCG GTTGGATTTAATCCCCTGAGAGTgttgagaaaaagaaataaagcccTGAGGATGATCCGGAAACTTCTAAAGAAGGGAGACCTTCAGTGGACTTCA AAAGGCTTCCTGAACACCTCGTGTGGACCCATCAAGGAGTCGGAGGATGAGAGCAACATGGAGGACCTGGACCTGCCCACCGACTTCAAGGACCTTCCGGTCCGGATCGACTGGAGCGCCGAGCTTCCCGCCAACATCGTGGTTCCCAGAGTGGACCTCCACAGCCTGGTCCTGGACTTCGCCGCTGTCTCTTTTCTGGACATCTCCGCTCTGAAGGGACTTAAAACG GCGCTGAAAGAGCTGATCCGGGTGGAGGTTGAGGTCTACATCGTGGCTTGTGATC CTCACATCCTGAAGAAACTGCACGACTGCTGCTTCTTCGACGACGAAGTCCAGTCGTCCATGTTCTTCGTCACGCTGCACGACGCCGTGCTGCACGTCCTCGACAAGCACCccgagtccaaagagaagaGACACGACTTCGACAGG ATTATCACCACGGTCACGGTTCACCACCCTGAAGGCAGCCTGAGGAGCAGAGATAGAAAC GCTCCAGAAACCAGGTTCTAG
- the LOC116677630 gene encoding LOW QUALITY PROTEIN: E3 ubiquitin-protein ligase Hakai-like (The sequence of the model RefSeq protein was modified relative to this genomic sequence to represent the inferred CDS: inserted 1 base in 1 codon), with amino-acid sequence MDQSADNDLQGSDGSGILGGPDVRRRIPIKLISKQPVRSKPPPRTQRPGGRPCKSEAGVDDTFGFKQEERFDCGAKAGDVFATQRRFPQALFWDYKLNLIGERDEVPIHFCDKCGLPIQLYGRMIPCKHVFCYDCALLHEKKGEKMCPGLTMYNCTDLVQRIEQSQRGXLYMCSVVPGCKRTYLSQRDLQAHVNHRHMRAAKSSAGRPEPVHLPPPASEVPDRFRVPPPHLPKNHVHLPNPLQHGGHDPYGQPPPPTPHEAPPPSALGPETFRIATVTTRKHSNLITVPIQDDSSSRDPLPGGLGPAQPPHHHPGDYPGQPPVVSHSHHMMAPPQQHFGPPPPPPPPINHPMQHPPQASGTPHMVYNQAPPPPMSSAPPPITPPPGHIMGQMPPYMNHPPPGPPPQHSGPPVNAPPPHHYNPNSMQQFPEDQGTLSPPFSQPGGLSPGMWPAPRGPPPPRMQGPPPQGQMPGPHHPDQGRYRPYYQ; translated from the exons ATGGACCAAAGCG CAGACAATGATCTCCAAGGAAGTGATGGTTCTGGGATTTTGGGGGGCCCAGATGTCCGCAGACGGATCCCCATCAAGCTCATATCCAAGCAGCCCGTAAGGAGCAAACCTCCGCCCCGCACCCAGAGACCCGGCGGCAGGCCGTGCAAAAGCGAGGCCGGAGTAGACG ACACCTTCGGCTTCAAGCAGGAGGAGAGGTTCGACTGTGGAGCTAAAGCTGGGGACGTGTTTGCAACTCAGAGGAGGTTCCCCCAGGCACTGTTCTGGGACTATAAG TTAAATCTGATTGGAGAACGAGATGAAGTACCGATCCACTTCTGTGATAAATGTGGTCTCCCTATCCAGCTCTACGGACGCATG ATCCCCTGCAAACACGTCTTCTGCTACGACTGTGCTCTGCTCCACGAGAAGAAGGGAGAGAAGATGTGCCCCGG CCTCACGATGTACAACTGCACAGACCTGGTGCAGCGCATCGAGCAGAGCCAGCGGG CGCTCTACATGTGCAGCGTTGTGCCGGGATGCAAGCGCACCTACCTGTCCCAGCGGGACCTGCAGGCCCACGTCAACCACCGCCACATGAGGGCCGCCAAGTCCTCCGCCGGCCGACCGGAGCCCGTGCACCTGCCCCCCCCCGCGTCCGAGGTCCCGGACCGCTTCCGCGTGCCTCCGCCTCACCTGCCCAAGAACCACGTGCACCTCCCGAACCCGCTCCAGCACGGCGGTCACGACCCCTACGGCCAGCCGCCCCCGCCGACACCCCACGAAGCCCCGCCCCCGAGCGCTCTCGGTCCCGAGACGTTCCGCATCGCCACGGTAACAACCCGTAAGCACAGCAACCTCATCACCGTGCCCATCCAAGACGACTCCTCGTCTCGAGACCCCCTCCCTGGTGGGCTGGGCCCCGCTCAGccaccccaccaccaccccggGGACTACCCTGGGCAGCCGCCTGTAGTGTCCCACTCTCACCACATGATGGCCCCCCCGCAGCAGCACTTCGGCCCGCCGCCCCCCCCACCGCCCCCTATCAACCACCCCATGCAGCATCCCCCCCAGGCCTCTGGTACACCACATATGGTGTACAACCAGGCCCCTCCGCCCCCCATGTCCTCGGCTCCACCACCCATCACCCCGCCACCGGGGCACATCATGGGCCAGATGCCCCCCTACATGAACCACCCGCCCCCGGGGCCTCCGCCACAGCACAGTGGCCCCCCTGTCAACGCCCCCCCACCTCACCATTACAACCCCAACTCCATGCAGCAGTTCCCCGAAGACCAGGGTACCCTCAGTCCCCCGTTCAGCCAGCCGGGAGGGCTCAGTCCCGGGATGTGGCCCGCTCCGAGAGGGCCCCCGCCTCCGCGAATGCAGGGCCCTCCCCCCCAGGGCCAGATGCCCGGACCACACCACCCAGATCAGGGCCGCTACCGGCCTTACTACCAGTAA